In Salvia splendens isolate huo1 unplaced genomic scaffold, SspV2 ctg179, whole genome shotgun sequence, a genomic segment contains:
- the LOC121789231 gene encoding hexokinase-2-like — protein sequence MGKVAVGVAVIGTAAVVAAAALLVRQRMRSSGRWARTRALVKEFDEKCGTPDAKLKQIADAMTVEMHAGLASEGGSKLKMLISFVDNLPTGDEEGVFYALDLGGSNFRVLRVELGGRERGVVHQEFAEASIPPALMSASSDVRN from the exons ATGGGGAAGGTGGCGGTCGGGGTGGCGGTGATCGGCACCGCGGCGGTGGTGGCTGCGGCGGCACTGCTGGTGCGGCAGCGGATGAGGAGTTCTGGGAGGTGGGCCCGGACGAGGGCGCTGGTCAAGGAATTTGACGAGAAATGTGGGACCCCCGATGCCAAATTGAAGCAGATTGCAGATGCCATGACTGTTGAAATGCATGCTGGTTTAGCATCTGAGGGTGGCAGCAAGCTCAAGATGCTCATCAGTTTTGTCGATAATCTCCCCACTGG AGATGAGGAAGGAGTCTTTTATGCACTAGATCTCGGGGGGTCAAACTTCCGTGTGTTGCGTGTTGAGTTAGGAGGCAGAGAACGCGGTGTTGTCCATCAGGAATTTGCTGAAGCATCAATCCCCCCTGCGCTGATGAGTGCAAGCTCGGATGTGAGGAATTGA